CTTCTTCGCAAGCTTTGATCTAAGTAAGGAGATGGTTCAAAACTATGTGTGTGTCCATTCATGTCACGTGCTTGTCTTGCATATATCATGTGTCACCAGTGTTGTAGTTGACTCCTGTTAGCTCTTGCATGGCATTGTTGACTTCAGCACAAGGTGGCATAGCAAGGAGCCATAATACAGGCTGCTGCTGTGTCATCCCTCGCCCTCTTGTGAGGCCACCACTGGTCTTCATACTCCTCATCAGTACCGGCTCGATGATAAGATTGACTGAGAGGCCAGACCATAGGCGATCACTTCTTCTGACCACATGGTTTTCCTCTTCAAATCACTGGTAGCCATCAGGATGCTCCACTTGAATCTTGCACCTTTGCTGTACATGCATCCGAGTAGATTTcgtataaaacatgattattcATACAGTAACTGTTTGTATCagtaaacaaaaatgtcattGGACCGTTCAAAGTTTATTTACCGATTTCTATCTGAGTTCCCATGTACCGGCATCATCCAAAATGACAATTTTGTGAATGGTgcaataaaaaatgtaacattGTATAAAGAAGACAATGTAACTTTCTTgcaaaaattttaaaaaataataggttatttaaatcatttataaagtaaaaagtATGTATTCAAATCTCGCAAAATCACACAGTAATTATCATTAAGAACCATACAACTATTAGTGGTCCGTTAAAATGCAAGTGAacaacaatttaattaaatgttacaaaaaatgaGGCTACTTTTAGAAAATGTATCCGAAAAGTCAGGCTATGCGAAAATACGGACACAATTTATACAATGTGTTCTAAGGActaatatatctttaaaatataatgcaatggCAAGAAGCTGGAAATATATTGTAACACCAGTTTAAAGTGTTAAATAAAGAAGTTATGAACTTACATTGCTGCCTATTAATAGTGAATGCTATAAAAATCTTTTTTCTTAtgctaatattttaatatgaaatcaaGCAAGTGTAAAAAAGGAGCTGACCGGAAAAATAAAACCGAGACGTGCACTATACTGCATCCGAATTCTTATCTCATATTAACTAAAGTTTCCGGTAGATTGGGGATAGTACTGAACCATTTATGTTGGCATCAGACAAGCAGATGTGCAAAAATCACTTTCTCAACATGGGTGGAATCGGGGAGAATGCCATCACCGATTTCCGTTCTTTCGAATACTTTCCACCGATTGGATATTTGTTCTCAGCCGATATTGTCTCATGTTAGCGACATAATTGGTGATCCGCCGATGTTTTCTAATGTTGACGCCATTGGGTCTCCGCAGAtagttgatgtttttgtttttcaatatttgtttttgcttgttgatttcttttatccaataaaatattcacttaaTATTGCAATAAgaaaatgtctgaaatcattATTTCGTCTCAAACAAGAAAAACCTATACGGGATTCGAACCGGTGCCATACATATATCAGTAGTGTTACGTTcaaatttatgtgaaaaactatagaaacaagctcagtagccgtaatttaaacataaaccccgtttaatgacacagggttaACGCGAAAGACATAGAACGCAAatcaaaacatcacaaacaagaaacatggaacagctaaaaaactccacaaacatattatatagaaataaactaggtatgtttatcaaggattgttaggtaccgccttgaacggtcagtaaaatgtaaatttactagggGGTAACCTGTGtgtgtgtgcacaacctcactcttatcttATTGAGACTCGACAACTATGAACATTAAAACACGCTTGGTAGGATACTTATGTtaattgcaattttaattatttaataaaataatacaatatgcTTAAAAGGTGTTGATAATGAGGGACTGATCCGTTTATAGCCAGTGGGTTTACCATacgtaatataataatataaacatacatacttATATGCAGAGTTTATGTCGTTATATTGGGCAAAGTTAAATTGACTAAGATGTCAAAGAAGTGTAATGGTCatgaacataacataacatatacatTGAGCATTAAACGGCATATGAACATTCATAGCcaaaataataaagtacaatATGGAACAGTggagaaataaattatttacagagaggttaaacatttaagaaaaaagatgCCATGTAACAAAAAAGACATGGTAACAATTAACCTATTCCAATACGCTAAAATTAACATTCAGATAACTGATCaatttattgaagttttattgcaaatatgCATTTGTTCTTCGGCAAAATGCGTGATAAATAAATTTCGTTAACattacattgaatatcagtcaATAAAATTAGTAttacatatgaaatattttatcacttttaaaggtattttttcgatttgtgaaaaataaatatttcttaaaagaatCATGCACTTTAATTTAAGCCATTAAAAATCGAGGTTGATTACTACGACCATTtcctttcttttttctttttttttataaatacttatgtcttgattgaaattaaaaggaAAGAACAAAGTCGACTGGATTTGAGCCAGTACCTTTAAATAGGGACATTCATGAGCGTTAAATAACCCGTCCTCTCAACAACCAAACCGGCACTCACATGTACAATTAAAAGCTTAATTCGATGAGCCACGCTTGAACAACATTTACTTGAGTAATTGTATTTGAAGTGGTGTTAAGATTTACCCTTTATCGCGAACACATATACAGTACATACAATGGAGCTTACAGGTGCAATTTCCTTATTTCTGGCTGTTATTGCGTTTATAGCATACAAATATACGTCTATGAAGAAACAAAACTTACAGTGGATGATGTAAACTCAACatatgattatattattgtGGGCGGTGGCTCCGCCAGATGCGTGCTTGCATCCCGACTGTCGGAAGACCCGGAAATCAGAGTCCTGCTACTTGAGGCGGGTGGGGAGGAGaccaaaaacatcaacatatctaTTCCGGTCGCATCGCCAGCAGTCTTTAACACAGCGTGGGATTGGGCTTATCATACAACACCACAGAAAAACTCCGGATTCTCCCAATTAGGTGGACAGAACCGCCACTACTGGCCACGAGGGAAAGGCATTGGAGGATCCAATAATCTGAACGCACTGCAATATGTCAGAGGGAGTCGGTAtgtctatataaaacaatgtttgaaacaTTGCTTTAAAGAATGCAATAGTAGTGATTTAAACAGACAAAGAGTAAATCCCTAAATTACATGGTACATCAAGTACCCGAAATCGGACACTGTAGCATACGTATCTTGTAAactaaatatacataaatgatacgATTAACAATAGGAAAATAGTCAATCTAACATCTAAAAAtggaaaatcaaaatattgcgaAAACAGAATTATTCGTCGACAATTAAAATTTTGGAATTTCGCGGACTAACTGTAACTAGTTCACCAATACACTAATACTATCCTACATTATCAATTATTTCCATCATAGGCATGATTTTGATGAATGGAAAGTCGGTAtgtctatataaaacaatgtttaaaacgtcGCTTAAAGAAATGATTTTGTAGTAGTTTAAAAAGAATTGGATATTCATACCGCAtactttgttttgttgtatataaAGTATACATACATGAGACGTTTAACTGAGGGTAAAATAATCAGTCTTACAACTTAAAACAGAACATCAATAAGGCATTGTTTGAAGCATAaaggtttttaatttaatattgctgCAAAAACTATTCGTTGACAACTTAATTTTTGGAAAATTGaggttaaacaatatttaactagATCGCctatatattgtattaaaattaatataccGGTTATTTTGGATTTACCTGTTTGACTTATCATGGAAGATCACATTTACTCTTTTATTCCGACGACAATCAATTCATCTGAAGGATTTACTGGACCTAAAGCGCAGTCTATTTCATCAATTGCTCAATATATGGTATTCGGTGAAGGACCCCTATCAGCACCATTGATACCTGGGACAGCTTTTATAAAATCATCCACATGTGAAACCAGGTATCCTGATCTACAGTTTAATCTAATGGCAGCATTACCAATATCTGAGGACGCGCGCGTTTTAGTATATGAATCTGAAGggttatttcctgaaacatgGACTGACGGACTTCTTATGGCGACAATATtacttcacacaaaaagtaaagGAAGTGTATCGTTGAAAAGTAATGACCCTTTCGATTATCCAAATATTGATCCTAATTATTTTGATCTCGAGGAAGATATTCGGAAAATGATAGGAAAAGTTATAAGAAAGGGTATAGAACTGCtcaaaacaaaaccatttgcCGAAATTGGAGCGGACTTCAGCCGATTAAACGTGCCTCATTGTAGTCACTATGAATTTCTGTCAGACGAACAGCTCAAGTGCTTTATTCAACACTTTGCTGCGACTCTGTATCATACCTCAACCTGTAGAATGGGTTCACTACACGATCAAACTTCAATGGTCGATCCCCAGTTGCGTGTGAAAGGCATCAGGAACCTCCGAGTGGTGGATGCCTCTGTCATGCCCCATGTTACTTCTGGTAACACAAATGCTCCGACAATCATGATTGCAGAAAAGGCTGCGGATATTATCAGAGGAATTGACAGCGTGGAGGAGTTGCGCAGGAAATTGAAAGAAACATGATACCGTTTCACAAATACTGATAAAACCGTCCGATATTTTAGAAGTGTCACCACATGTTTAATTG
The DNA window shown above is from Mya arenaria isolate MELC-2E11 chromosome 6, ASM2691426v1 and carries:
- the LOC128238076 gene encoding alcohol dehydrogenase [acceptor]-like, whose amino-acid sequence is MGGIGENAITDFRSFEYFPPIGYLFSADIVSLDDVNSTYDYIIVGGGSARCVLASRLSEDPEIRVLLLEAGGEETKNINISIPVASPAVFNTAWDWAYHTTPQKNSGFSQLGGQNRHYWPRGKGIGGSNNLNALQYVRGSRYPDLQFNLMAALPISEDARVLVYESEGLFPETWTDGLLMATILLHTKSKGSVSLKSNDPFDYPNIDPNYFDLEEDIRKMIGKVIRKGIELLKTKPFAEIGADFSRLNVPHCSHYEFLSDEQLKCFIQHFAATLYHTSTCRMGSLHDQTSMVDPQLRVKGIRNLRVVDASVMPHVTSGNTNAPTIMIAEKAADIIRGIDSVEELRRKLKET